In a genomic window of Brettanomyces nanus chromosome 1, complete sequence:
- a CDS encoding uncharacterized protein (EggNog:ENOG41), producing MTKSIFVTGATGLVGKNTVDELLRQGYHVTGLARSDASEKALKDNGCEVIRGDLKDIEALKKGAAESDGVIHLGFVHNFADFETCALIDRAAIDAMLSALKGTDRPFISIGGTLGVSEGDGKPNDEDSPYVDLPGFGLRFETERRVLAYASKGVRTISLRLPPTVHGKGDVNGFIPILIAAAEKAGYSFYIPESKNVWSAVNVEDCASLLVLALKKGKAGKAYHAVGEPGVPLKVIGEAIGRKHNLPTKSISYEEAKKLLGFFTDMTLLGETSLSEKTQKELGWKPTHATLVEDIAEFY from the coding sequence ATGACCAAATCAATTTTTGTTACAGGAGCCACTGGCCTAGTCGGTAAAAACACCGTTGACGAGCTACTTAGGCAAGGATATCACGTGACAGGACTTGCCAGATCCGATGCTTCGGAAAAGGCCCTTAAAGACAACGGCTGTGAGGTGATAAGAGGAGATTTGAAGGACATCGAGGCGTTGAAGAAAGGTGCTGCGGAAAGTGATGGTGTCATTCATTTGGGATTTGTCCACAATTTTGCAGATTTTGAGACGTGCGCGTTGATTGATCGGGCTGCCATTGATGCCATGCTTTCTGCTTTGAAGGGCACCGACAGGCCATTCATCAGCATTGGGGGAACTTTGGGAGTTAGTGAAGGAGACGGTAAACCTAACGATGAGGATAGTCCTTATGTGGATCTCCCTGGGTTCGGCCTCCGCTTTGAAACCGAGAGACGCGTGTTGGCTTATGCCTCGAAAGGTGTAAGAACTATCAGCCTCAGACTTCCACCTACTGTCCATGGAAAGGGTGATGTTAACGGCTTTATACCTATTCTTATTGCAGCTGCGGAAAAGGCAGGATACAGTTTCTACATTCCAGAAAGTAAGAATGTCTGGTCTGCAGTGAATGTCGAAGATTGCGCTTCATTGCTCGTGcttgctttgaagaaaggcAAAGCGGGAAAAGCCTATCACGCTGTAGGCGAGCCAGGTGTTCCCTTGAAGGTGATCGGCGAGGCCATTGGTAGGAAACACAACTTGCCAACCAAATCCATTAGCTAcgaagaagcaaagaagcTATTGGGATTCTTCACCGATATGACCCTCCTGGGGGAAACGTCGTTGAGTGAAAAGACCCAGAAGGAGTTGGGATGGAAGCCAACTCATGCCACTTTGGTGGAGGATATTGCTGAGTTTTACTGA